The following coding sequences lie in one Capsicum annuum cultivar UCD-10X-F1 chromosome 5, UCD10Xv1.1, whole genome shotgun sequence genomic window:
- the LOC107871479 gene encoding uncharacterized protein LOC107871479 has translation MARRTLFHLVRSRANLLKSTNFHSGGHRASYGTWPLVSGTKTDPSHVTHLAAINKRWLSQSAAAQNDHKISIGPHKGGEGGNDEKDGGVVYYGPISNTIKNVKLLSLSTCCLSVSLGPVITFMTSTDSNVILKGAVASTVIFFSASTTAALHWFVSPYIHKLRWKPGSDSFEVEMMSWLATFIPKTIKFADIKPPETNRPYVTFKANGNFYFVDAEHCQNKALLAKLTPQKPTHESAFKNL, from the exons ATGGCAAGAAGAACCCTTTTTCACTTAGTTAGATCTCGAGCTAATCTACTAAAATCCACCAATTTTCATTCAG GTGGTCATCGGGCTAGTTATGGAACTTGGCCACTTGTCAGTGGTACCAAAACTGACCCTAGTCATGTGACACATCTAGCTGCTATCAATAAAAGGTGGCTGTCACAGTCTGCAGCTGCACAAAACGACCACAAGATCAGCATAGGGCCTCACAAAGGTGGAGAAGGAGGAAATGATGAAAAGGATGGTGGAGTTGTCTACTATGGTCCTATCTCGAACACGATAAAGAATGTGAAACTTCTGTCCCTTTCAACCTGTTGCCTCTCGGTGTCTTTAGGCCCTGTCATAACCTTCATGACATCTACCGATTCGAATGTGATACTAAAGGGAGCAGTTGCATCTACCGTTATATTCTTCAGTGCTTCTACAACCGCTGCGCTTCACTGGTTTGTGAGTCCTTATATTCACAAACTAAGATGGAAGCCCGGTTCAGATTCTTTCGAAGTGGAGATGATGTCTTGGCTGGCAACTTTTATTCCAAAGACGATTAAGTTTGCAGATATCAAGCCTCCTGAGACCAATAGACCTTACGTAACATTCAAGGCTAACGGAAACTTCTATTTTGTTGATGCCGAGCATTGTCAAAACAAGGCGCTATTGGCGAAACTTACCCCACAGAAACCTACTCATGAGTCAGCTTTCAAGAACTTGTGA
- the LOC107871480 gene encoding double-stranded RNA-binding protein 2, with amino-acid sequence MYKNQLQELAQRSCFNLPSYTCIREGPDHAPRFKATVNFNGEVFESPNYCSTLRQAEHSAAEVALNALSNRGPSNSLAARILDETGVYKNLLQEVSQRVGASLPAYTTVRSGLGHLPVFTCTVELAGVAFTGEPAKNKKQAEKNAAMAAWSSLKLLAQQSETSKSDRGRNDEQEHVTVARALQRYIFKARVARVPFPIKFPTASPRPTNVQQLPSTTSKLLPLICPRTAPRSRPVSPLCLKPTSQSRPIDSTGSDAPLSPRTAQTINNILKDSFIMDNHRVRPEKFPAAGAAPYIPVRHFGPHHRMAPPVTIRNAIPAFSAPPLSQSSQSPRVMRPPGLRVAPPVCIRQAVPVYAAPPVRAEELPKLDRAMMRHPGMGVAPPVCMRQAVPVYAASPVRAEEPTSLDTALQVKEPTFSKAPSVKVDEPLALKTPEIQVQELPTCEAVIGEAELLHDLSEEKSRSQVQQTKGEEPTDIEVSRSVTMPADGTKIAAEEKPHDSLEIENLKRLNI; translated from the exons ATGTATAAGAATCAATTACAGGAACTAGCACAGAGGAGTTGTTTCAATTTGCCTTCGTATACTTGTATTCGTGAAGGTCCGGATCATGCGCCGAGATTTAAGGCGACGGTTAATTTCAATGGAGAGGTTTTCGAAAGTCCGAATTATTGTTCTACATTGAGACAAGCGGAGCATTCTGCTGCTGAAGTTGCGTTGAATGCGCTGTCGAATCGTGGACCTTCTAATTCTCTTGCTGCTAGAATTTTG GATGAGACTGGGGTATATAAGAATCTCTTACAGGAAGTTTCACAAAGAGTAGGAGCATCATTGCCAGCATATACAACAGTTAGATCTGGTCTAGGACACCTTCCTGTCTTTACCTGCACAGTAGAGTTGGCAGGCGTCGCATTTACTGGTGAGCCAGCGAAGAATAAGAAGCAAGCTGAAAAGAATGCAGCTATGGCAGCTTGGTCGTCTCTGAAATTAT tGGCACAGCAGTCTGAAACTTCAAAATCAGACCGAGGAAGGAATGATGAGCAAGAGCATGTAACTGTTGCACGTGCACTACAAAGGTACATTTTCAAGGCAAGGGTGGCTAGAGTACCATTCCCCATTAAATTTCCGACAGCCAGTCCAAGACCAACTAATGTACAGCAGCTTCCATCTACTACGTCAAAACTTCTTCCCCTAATATGTCCAAGAACGGCTCCTCGCAGTAGACCAGTCAGTCCGTTATGTCTAAAACCTACTTCTCAAAGTAGACCCATCGATAGTACAGGAAGTGACGCACCACTGAGTCCAAGGACAGCTCAAaccataaataatattttaaaggaCAGCTTCATTATGGATAATCACAGGGTTCGACCAGAGAAGTTCCCTGCTGCTGGTGCAGCACCATATATTCCTGTCAGGCATTTTGGCCCACACCATCGGATGGCTCCTCCGGTGACCATACGGAATGCAATTCCTGCTTTCTCTGCACCACCACTTTCTCAATCATCTCAGTCTCCTAGGGTGATGAGGCCTCCAGGTCTGAGAGTGGCACCACCTGTCTGTATAAGACAAGCAGTGCCAGTTTATGCTGCACCCCCTGTTCGGGCAGAGGAGCTCCCCAAATTAGATAGGGCGATGATGAGGCATCCAGGTATGGGAGTGGCACCACCTGTCTGTATGAGACAGGCAGTGCCAGTTTATGCTGCATCACCTGTACGAGCAGAGGAGCCAACCAGTTTAGATACAGCGCTTCAAGTAAAGGAGCCTACATTTTCTAAAGCTCCATCTGTTAAAGTTGACGAACCGCTAGCTTTGAAGACACCCGAAATTCAGGTACAGGAATTACCAACTTGTGAAGCGGTGATAGGCGAGGCTGAATTGCTGCATGATCTTTCTGAAGAAAAATCACGTTCTCAAGTCCAACAAACTAAGGGAGAGGAGCCAACTGACATTGAAGTTTCAAGGAGCGTGACAATGCCAGCGGATGGTACCAAGATTGCAGCGGAGGAGAAGCCACATGACTCTCTGGAGATTGAGAATCTGAAACGGCTAAACATTTGA